A stretch of Prionailurus bengalensis isolate Pbe53 chromosome E4, Fcat_Pben_1.1_paternal_pri, whole genome shotgun sequence DNA encodes these proteins:
- the PIGR gene encoding polymeric immunoglobulin receptor yields the protein MKLLFLTCLQVVFPVVSMKSPIFGPQEVSSVEGGSASITCYYPATSVNRHTRKYWCRQGAKGRCTTLISSEGYISKDYEGRAKLTNFPENSTFVVNIGHLTRNDSGRYKCGLGISSRGLNFDVSLEVGQGPGVGDDTEVYIADLGRTVTINCPFKSENSEKRKSVCKKTGQFCVLVIDSNGYVNPNYSNRASIDIDGTSQVTFSFVIERIRLSDAGIYVCQAGDDSSNDKHNVDLQVLKPEPELLYGDLRGSVTFDCALGSEVASVSKFLCRMSNGEDCDVVINTLGKKSKDFEGRILLTPRDQGFFSVHITGLRKEDAGYYLCGAHSDGQPHEGSPTQIWQLFVNEETTMPQSPSVVKGVVGGSVAVLCPYNPKETDSLKYWCRWEDTPNGRCQQLVESEGLVNEQYEGRLALYKEPGNGTYTVLLNQLTNEDAGFYWCLTNGNTRWRSTVELKIVEGEPSLKAPKNVTAWVGETFKLPCHFPCKYYSYEKYWCKWSNKGCKTLPTQDDGPSQAFVNCDQKSQIISLTLNPVAKEDEGWYWCGVKEGHRYGETMAVYVAVEERVRGSQDVSQVRAAPGEEEVESSVRKTENKVIQDPRLSVEDRPVKDTGDPAGESRASTDTDSSAGQGRSSKVLISTLVPLGLVLALGAVVVGVLRARHRKNVDRISVRSYRTDISMSDFENSREFGANDNMGASQVTQETSLGGKDEFSATTGNTMETEEPKKPKRSSKEEADMAYTAFLLQTNNMAADVQGAPSEA from the exons ATGAAGCTCCTCTTCCTCACCTGCCTGCAGGTGGTTTTCCCAG TGGTGTCTATGAAGAGTCCCATATTTGGTCCCCAGGAGGTGAGCAGTGTGGAAGGTGGCTCAGCATCCATCACATGCTACTATCCGGCCACCTCTGTCAATCGGCATACCCGGAAGTACTGGTGCCGGCAGGGAGCCAAGGGCCGCTGCACAACCCTCATCTCTTCGGAGGGCTACATCTCCAAGGATTACGAGGGCAGAGCCAAGCTCACCAACTTCCCCGAGAACAGCACATTTGTAGTCAACATTGGCCATCTCACCCGGAATGACTCTGGACGCTACAAGTGTGGTCTGGGCATTAGTAGCCGAGGCCTCAACTTTGATGTGAGCCTGGAGGTCGGCCAGG GTCCTGGGGTCGGAGATGACACTGAAGTCTACATAGCTGACTTGGGCAGAACAGTGACCATTAACTGCCCTTTCAAGTCCGAAAATTCTGAGAAAAGGAAGTCTGTGTGCAAGAAGACAGGCCAGTTCTGTGTCCTAGTCATTGACTCCAATGGGTATGTGAACCCCAACTATAGCAACAGAGCAAGCATCGATATTGACGGTACTAGTCAAGTAACGTTCAGTTTCGTTATCGAACGAATCCGGCTCAGCGATGCTGGGATATACGTCTGCCAGGCTGGGGATGATTCCAGTAATGATAAGCACAATGTTGACCTCCAAGTGCTGAAGCCTGAGCCTGAACTGCTTTATGGAGACCTGAGGGGCTCAGTGACTTTTGACTGTGCCCTGGGCTCTGAGGTGGCAAGTGTGTCCAAATTTCTGTGCCGAATGAGCAATGGGGAAGACTGCGACGTGGTCATCAACACCCTGGGGAAGAAGTCTAAGGATTTTGAGGGCAGGATCCTGCTCACTCCCAGGGACCAAGGCTTCTTCAGTGTGCATATCACCGGCCTGAGGAAAGAGGATGCAGGGTACTACCTGTGTGGAGCCCACTCTGATGGCCAACCTCATGAAGGCTCACCCACTCAGATATGGCAACTCTTTGTCAATGAAG AGACCACGATGCCCCAGAGTCCCTCTGTGGTGAAAGGTGTGGTCGGAGGCTCCGTGGCAGTGCTTTGCCCCTACAACCCTAAGGAAACAGATAGCCTAAAGTACTGGTGTCGCTGGGAAGACACTCCAAATGGCCGCTGCCAGCAGCTGGTAGAGAGTGAGGGGCTGGTTAATGAACAGTATGAGGGCAGGCTCGCGCTATACAAAGAGCCAGGCAATGGCACCTATACAGTCCTACTCAACCAGCTCACCAATGAGGACGCTGGCTTCTACTGGTGTCTGACCAATGGCAATACTCGCTGGAGGTCCACAGTGGAGCTCAAGATTGTCGAAG gaGAACCGAGCCTCAAGGCACCCAAGAACGTCACTGCTTGGGTGGGAGAGACTTTCAAGCTCCCCTGCCACTTCCCGTGCAAATACTACTCCTATGAGAAATACTGGTGCAAGTGGAGTAACAAAGGGTGCAAGACCCTGCCCACCCAAGATGATGGCCCCAGCCAGGCCTTTGTGAACTGTGACCAGAAGAGCCAGATAATTTCCCTGACCCTGAACCCAGTTGCCAAGGAGGATGAAGGCTGGTACTGGTGCGGGGTGAAGGAAGGCCACCGATACGGGGAGACCATGGCTGTCTATGTGGCAGTCGAGGAGAGGGTAAGGG GGTCCCAAGATGTCAGCCAAGTGAGGGCTGCTCCTGGTGAAGAGGAAGTAGAGTCAAGTGTCAGGaagactgagaacaaagtgaTTCAGGATCCCAGGCTTTCTGTGGAGGACAGACCAGTGAAGGATACTGGAGACCCCGCTGGTGAGAGCAGAGCATCCACAGACACGGACAG CTCTGCGGGACAAGGCAGGAGCTCCAAAGTTCTTATCTCTACCCTGGTGCCCCTGGGCCTGGTGCTGGCACTGGGGGCTGTGGTAGTGGGGGTGCTCAGAGCACGGCACAGGAAGAATGTTG ACCGGATTTCGGTTAGAAGCTACAGGACAGACATTAGCATGTCGGACTTCGAGAACTCCAGGGAATTTGGTGCCAATGACAACATGGGAGCCTCTCAAGTCACTCAGGAAACATCTCTTGGAGGAAAAGATG AGTTCAGCGCCACCACTGGGAATACCATGGAGACGGAAGAACCCAAGAAACCAAAAAGG TCCTCCAAGGAAGAAGCTGATATGGCCTACACTGCCTTCTTGCTCCAGACCAACAACATGGCTGCCGACGTCCAGGGGGCACCCAGTGAAGCCTAG
- the FCMR gene encoding fas apoptotic inhibitory molecule 3 isoform X1 yields the protein MDLWLWSLCFLPVAGALRNLPEVKLEGILGSSITIECPLPQKHVRLYLCREVAESGVCSTVVSSKNFVKEEYKHRVTLKPYPDQNVFLVEVTELTKSDSGVYACGTGMNTDRGKTQQVTLSVHSEYDPFWEDELMPEPPRWFHKFLHRPMPPWFQMPAHADSLEFIPKATPPAQRTEAPPATHPSPTTRISHHLQVSRASSVAVTKPPTFLPSTTTTSKTSTPGVLRKLQTASYNYHSRLHRQRAFHQGPVSGMEDQGFHILVPTALSLILLALVGLLVKRAIQRRKVLSRRVRRVAVRMRALEASQRPPQQRRRASQPPRSQNIYSACPRRARAADAAGVPEAPLAGPGASASAPQAAPQVMETLWLHAPSLKTSCEYVSLYYKPVAKAEDTDSDDYVNIPCLTHLSHCPPGPRPWCQ from the exons ATGGACCTCTGGCTTTGGTCACTTTGCTTCCTGCCAG TGGCTGGGGCTCTGAGGAACCTCCCAGAAGTAAAGCTGGAGGGAATTCTGGGTAGCTCCATTACCATTGAGTGCCCGCTTCCTCAAAAGCATGTGAGGTTGTATCTGTGCCGGGAAGTGGCTGAATCTGGAGTATGTTCCACCGTCGTGTCCAGCAAGAATTTCGTCAAGGAAGAATACAAGCACCGAGTCACCCTGAAGCCATATCCAGATCAGAATGTGTTCCTAGTGGAGGTGACAGAGCTGACCAAGAGTGACAGCGGAGTCTATGCCTGTGGGACAGGCATGAACACAGACCGGGGCAAGACCCAGCAGGTCACCCTGAGTGTCCACAGTG AGTATGACCCATTCTGGGAAGACGAGCTGATGCCTGAGCCTCCAAGATGGTTTCATAAATTTTTACATAGACCGATGCCCCCTTGGTTCCAGATGCCTGCACATGCCGATTCTCTTGAATTCATACCTAAAG CTACCCCACCAGCTCAAAGGACTGAGGCTCCTCCAGcaacccacccctcccccaccacccgaATCTCTCACCACCTTCAAGTTTCCAGAGCATCTTCAGTAGCAGTTACCAAGCCCCCAACCTTCCTGCCATCTACCACCACAACCTCAAAGACCTCAACTCCGGGGGTGCTTCGTAAGCTCCAGACGGCCAGCTACAACTACCACAGCAGGCTTCACAGGCAGAG agcCTTCCACCAAGGCCCGGTGTCTGGGATGGAAGACCAAGGATTTCACATCCTGGTGCCCACCGCCCTGAGCCTCATCCTGCTGGCGCTTGTTGGACTGTTGGTGAAAAGGGCCATTCAAAGGAGGAAAG TCCTCTCCAGGCGGGTCCGCCGAGTGGCGGTGAGGATGCGCGCCCTGGAGGCGTCCCAGCGGCCCCCGCAGCAGCGGCGCCGCGCGTCGCAGCCGCCACGCTCCCAGAATATCTACAGCGCCTGCCCGCGGCGTGCTCGGGCGGCGGACGCTGCAG GTGTGCCGGAGGCTCCTCTCGCAGGCCCTGGAGCGTCAGCGTCAGCACCCCAGGCCGCGCCGCAG GTAATGGAAACTCTCTGGCTCCATGCCCCATCTCTGAAGACCAGCTGTGAATATGTGAGCCTCTACTACAAGCCTGTTGCCAAAGCAGAGGACACTGATTCAGATGACTATGTCAATATTCCCTGCCTGACTCACCTGTCCCACTGTCCCCCTGGGCCCAGACCTTGGTGCCAATGA
- the FCMR gene encoding fas apoptotic inhibitory molecule 3 isoform X2 — translation MDLWLWSLCFLPEYDPFWEDELMPEPPRWFHKFLHRPMPPWFQMPAHADSLEFIPKATPPAQRTEAPPATHPSPTTRISHHLQVSRASSVAVTKPPTFLPSTTTTSKTSTPGVLRKLQTASYNYHSRLHRQRAFHQGPVSGMEDQGFHILVPTALSLILLALVGLLVKRAIQRRKVLSRRVRRVAVRMRALEASQRPPQQRRRASQPPRSQNIYSACPRRARAADAAGVPEAPLAGPGASASAPQAAPQVMETLWLHAPSLKTSCEYVSLYYKPVAKAEDTDSDDYVNIPCLTHLSHCPPGPRPWCQ, via the exons ATGGACCTCTGGCTTTGGTCACTTTGCTTCCTGCCAG AGTATGACCCATTCTGGGAAGACGAGCTGATGCCTGAGCCTCCAAGATGGTTTCATAAATTTTTACATAGACCGATGCCCCCTTGGTTCCAGATGCCTGCACATGCCGATTCTCTTGAATTCATACCTAAAG CTACCCCACCAGCTCAAAGGACTGAGGCTCCTCCAGcaacccacccctcccccaccacccgaATCTCTCACCACCTTCAAGTTTCCAGAGCATCTTCAGTAGCAGTTACCAAGCCCCCAACCTTCCTGCCATCTACCACCACAACCTCAAAGACCTCAACTCCGGGGGTGCTTCGTAAGCTCCAGACGGCCAGCTACAACTACCACAGCAGGCTTCACAGGCAGAG agcCTTCCACCAAGGCCCGGTGTCTGGGATGGAAGACCAAGGATTTCACATCCTGGTGCCCACCGCCCTGAGCCTCATCCTGCTGGCGCTTGTTGGACTGTTGGTGAAAAGGGCCATTCAAAGGAGGAAAG TCCTCTCCAGGCGGGTCCGCCGAGTGGCGGTGAGGATGCGCGCCCTGGAGGCGTCCCAGCGGCCCCCGCAGCAGCGGCGCCGCGCGTCGCAGCCGCCACGCTCCCAGAATATCTACAGCGCCTGCCCGCGGCGTGCTCGGGCGGCGGACGCTGCAG GTGTGCCGGAGGCTCCTCTCGCAGGCCCTGGAGCGTCAGCGTCAGCACCCCAGGCCGCGCCGCAG GTAATGGAAACTCTCTGGCTCCATGCCCCATCTCTGAAGACCAGCTGTGAATATGTGAGCCTCTACTACAAGCCTGTTGCCAAAGCAGAGGACACTGATTCAGATGACTATGTCAATATTCCCTGCCTGACTCACCTGTCCCACTGTCCCCCTGGGCCCAGACCTTGGTGCCAATGA